The following nucleotide sequence is from Candidatus Bipolaricaulis sibiricus.
GCTCTTGCCTTCGACCCGCAGGAGCCCGCATTCCGCAGCCTCACCGTCCGCCTGAAGGCGGAGTCGCTGGGGGTGACCCTCGACGGCGTGGCGCGGCTGGAGAGCCGAGGTCTTGGGTGGGGGTTGACCCTTGTCGGGCCGAGGGACGGGCTTGTCGAGCGGGTGCGGCTTCGGTTCAACCTGAAGCGTTTCCTGGACGAGGCGCTGGAGGACACGTTCGCCTCCAGCTTCTCGTCCGGCGAGGTCCTGTTCCGGATTGCACTTCCCTGCTGTGTGGAGCGGCTGCGGGGCTGGCTGAGCTTCACCAAAGTGGGGTTCTCGGAGTTCGGATTGAGCCTCCCCCTGCCGCTACCCCGGGAGACGGGGTTGGCCTTCTCCACGGTGGTCCGGTTCAGGGTAGATGAGAAGACCACCTTCGTCGCACCGGCGATGATCTACGAGCCTCCGGCGTGTGTGGAGGTGTACCTGGGGCTTGACTGGGATCGCACAACATGGGCAATCCGGGGGATCCAGACGTACGCTGTGGGCTTCCGCTGCCAGTTGGGAGCCGTGCGGGTTCGCGGCATCACGGAACTGCGGCCCATCGGTCTTGTGAAGCGCCCCTATTGGGAAGCGATCTGGGTCAGCTGGGAGGGAGAGGGATGCTGCGGTCCAACCAAGTTCCAAGTCGCCGCCTACTTCGGGGATGCGAACCTCTTGTTTGGACTGGGAGAGGTGGATGTTGGCGTCGAGGTGCCGGTTGCCCCGGGCGTTGTGATCGGGCTGGGGGCCGAGATGCTCGTCCCGGGCGACGCCAGGCTCTCCCTGAGCTGGAGGGCAGAACTATAGGATCACCCAGGCCGCACCCGCGGTCCCAGGGTGCCGGGCTGGTGTTGACGTCTGGCCCGATGTAGGAGGGGTGGCCCTTCTGCCCCTCGCATGCGCCCTGGCGTGCGACCGGTCCACGCTCTCCGGGACTGAGCCCTGCTGCCATGACGCTGTGCCCTCACGGGATGCCCCACACACCCAGGCGGCGGGTCCGCTGATCCAACTGGGTATACTCCCCCCATGACCGAGAAGAAGCTGCCCCATTGGGATCTGTCGCCCCTGTTCGCGAGCCTCGACGACCCCGCGTTCACGGCCGCGTGGACGGACCTCCAGGCACGCCTCCAGGCTCTAGAACCTCTCTTCAACAAGCACGAGGTCGGCCCGCGGCCGATGCGGGACTCGGACCGTGCCGCGTTCGACGAGATCACGACCGCAATCAATGGCCTTCTCGACGCGTTCCTCCCCGTGCGCGCGTTCGTGTCGGGTCAGGTGGACACGGACAGCACGAACCAGGCCGCGCAGGCCAGGCTATCCGAACTCCAGCGGATGTTCCTCCTCTACGAGCGGCTCCGGCCGCGGCTCACGGCGTGGCTGGCCCGGCTCGACCCGGAGAGGATCAACGCCGGCCCGTACAAGCTGATGCTCGACGAGGCCCGCGTCCAGGCCGAGCACATGATGAGCGAGCCGGAGGAGATCCTCGCCGCCGAGCTCCGCCTCTCGGGCGGGAGCGCGTGGACGAAGCTCCATGGCAACGTGTCGAGCCTCATCACGGCCACCGTAGGGGGGAAAGAGCTCCCGATCACCGCGGTCCGCAACCTCGCCCACAGCCCGGACCCCAAGGTCCGCAAAGAGGCCTACGACGCGGAACTCGCGGCGTGGAAGGCGCACGAGGTGCCGCTCGCCGCGGCCCTGAACGGGGTCAAGGGCGAGGCGTCGACCCTCAACCGCAAGCGGAGGTGGCGGGACGACCTCGAGCCCGTGCTCGTCCGGAACCGGATCTCCCCCCAGGTGCTCGCGGCGATGCAGGAGGCGGTCGTGGCGAGCTTCCCGGTGTGGCACCGCTACTTCCGGGCCAAGGCGCGGCTCCTGGGGAAGCCCCAGCTCGACTGGTGGGACCTCGCCGCGCCGGTGGGCACAAGCGAGAAGACGTGGACGTGGGACGAGGGGGCGGCGTTCATCGTGGAGCAGCTCCGCACGTTCTCCCCCTCGGACGCGGCGGTGGCGGAGACCGCGTTCCGCGACCGGTGGATCGACGCCGAGCCGAGGAAGGGCAAGCGCGGCGGGGCGTACTGCATGCCGATCGGCGGGGGGAAGAGCCGGATCCTCGCCAACTTCGAGGAGAGCTTCGACTCGGTCTCCACGATCGCCCACGAGCTCGGCCACGCCTACCACAACCACTGCCTGCGGGAGAGGCCGCCTTTGCTCCGCATGTACCCGATGACCCTCGCCGAGACGGCAAGCATCATGAACGAGACGATCGTCGTCCAGGCCGCGCTCAAGACGCTCCCGGCGAAGGAGCAGCTCCCGATCCTCGAGGCCGACCTCCAGGGGGCGGCCCAGGTGGTGGTCGACATCCACTCCCGGTTCCTGTTCGAGAAGGCGGTGTTCGAGAAGCGGGCCGGGCGGGAGCTCTCGGCCGACGAGTTCTGCGCTCTCATGCTCGACGCCCAGAGGGCAACCTACGGCGACGCGCTGGCCACCTACCACCCCTACATGTGGGCGGTGAAGCCCCACTACTACGGGACCGACTTCTACAACTTCCCGTACACGTTCGGGCTCCTGTTCGGGCTCGCCCTGTACCAGAAGTACGTCCAGGAAGGAGAGGCGTTCGTGGCCCGCTACGACGACCTCCTGGCGTCGGTGGGGATCTACCCGGCCCAGGAGCTCGCGGGGCGGTTCGGGTTCGACCTCGAATCGCGGTCGTTCTGGGAGGGGGGGCTGGCCGTGCTCGGGGAGCGGGTGGCCCAGTTCGAGCAGCTCGCGAAGTAGGCCCTCCGGGCCGTGGACCGCGGTCTGGGGTCCGTAAGGACACGGGGCGCTTTCCTGACCGGGGCCTTCGGACAGCCGCACCCCAAGGGCACGGAGTTACCAAGGGATCTGAAGGGTCCTGAAACAGGGAGCTTCCGGACCCGCCGGTCCCCACTTCGTGTCCTTGGGCCTTCGTGGTGAGCTGGCCGTCCTCGGCGATCTCCGCGTGCTCGGCGGTGAGGGCGCTCAGTCCACCGTCAGGGTCTTGCTCAGGTTGCGGGGGAAGTCGGGATCGAGGCCGCGGGCCACGCTCAGCCGGTAGGCGAGAAGCTGCAGCGGGACCACGGCCAGGAGCGGGTTGAGGAGCGGCCCGGCCCTGGGGAGCACGATCAGGTCGTGGGCGTTGGCCCGGAGGCGGGGATCCTCCTCGGCCACCGCGATCGCCCGCCCCCCACGGCAGGTGACCTCGTTCACCCCGCTCACGACCCGCGCCACGTCCTCGGGCCCGCACACGAAGATCACCGGGTACCCCTCGGTCACCGCGGACAGAGGACCGTGTTTGAACTCGGTGGACAGCATCCCCTCGCAGTGGGCGTAGGTGACTTCCTTCATCTTGAGCGCCCCCTCGAGGGCGATGGGGTAGGTCAGCCCGTACCCAAGGCAGTACAGGTCATCGCACCCCGCGAGGTCGGCCACCAGCTCCACGACTTGGGGGTCGGCCGCGGCGATCGCCTCCTCCAGGAGCTCGGGAACCCGGTGCAGCTCCGCCGTGGGATGTCCGCCCATCCGCAGGGCGAGGTACAGGAACGCCAGGGCCTGGTTGAGGAACGTCTTCGTCGCCGGGACGCTGATCTCGTACCCGCACGCCAGGGGCAGGTAGGCGCGGCTCCGGTACATGAGGGTCGAGCCGATCACGTTGAGCAGGCCCAGGGGCAGAAGCCCGCGCGCCACGGCGGCGTCCAGGGCGAGGAGGACGTCCTTCGTCTCCCCGCTCTGGCTCACGAACACCCCCACGTCCTCGGGCCCCAGGGCCGGCACGTACTGGGGGACGAACTGGGGGGCGAGGACGGGGATCGCCGGGCGCCCGGCGAGGCGGGCGATGTACGTCGCCCCAAGCAGGCACGCGTGGTAGCTCGTCCCGCACCCGACGAGGTACAGGTTCCGCGCCCGCTGCATCCGTTCCACGAGGGTCGCCACGTGGGGGGAGGCGTCGTAGAGGTGGAGCATCTCCCGCGCCCGCCGCGGCTGCTCGTGGATCTCCTTGAGCATGAAGTGGGGGTACCCCTCCTTCTGGGCCTCCTCCATCGTCTCGGCCACCGTCTCGATCTCCCGCTCGACCCGCGCCCCGTCCTCGACCCGGCGAAGCTCGATCCGCCCCGGCTCGAGGACCACGATCTCCCCGTCTTCGACGCGCAGGACGCGCTGCGTGAGGGGGAGAATGGAGGGGAGGTCGGAGGACACGACCGCGCTCCCATCGGTGATCCCGGCGACGAGTCCCGACCCCTTCTTGAACGCGTACAGCCGGTTCTCCCCCACCCGCCCGATCACGAACGCGTAGTCCCCCTCAAGGTCGCGATACGCCAGGCGGATCGCGTCGAGCATGGGGTAGCCCTGGTCCACGTACCGCTCCACGGCGTGGACGCAGGTTTCGCCGTCGTTCGTGGAGCGGACGGTCATCCCCTGGGCGATGAACGCCTCCCGGAGCTCGACGTTGTTCACGACGTTCCCGTTGTGGGCCCCGACGAGGTCGCCGTCGGAATCGATGTGGGGCTGAGCGTTGGCCTGGGACGGGGCCCCGAACGTGGCCCACCGGAGCTGGACGATCCCCCGCGTTCCGCGCATCTCGTGGAAGGCGAGGCGCGATGCGACCTCCTCGACCTTCCCCACGTCCTTGCGCAGGTCGACCGAACCGTCGGCGCGGATCGTGGCGCACCCCACCGAATCGTAACCCCGGTACGAAAGACGCCTCCCGGCCTCGGTCAGGACGGGCCCCAGTACGTCATCCTTATCCGTGACGATGCCGAAGATGCCGCACATGCTAGTCTCCCTGCGAACAGAGAGGGACGGGGACGCGATGGTGGCTGCTGTTCACGCGTCCATTCTACCCCCCAGAGCCGCGGTCCGCCGACCCACAGCGCCGACCACAGCGGCCCGTCCGTCCCGTGCCCCAACCCGTCAACCCCGGATGGTGTGGTTGTGGAGACAGGCCCGGCGGCTATCCTTTTGCCCCACACGATCTGAACCAAAGGAGGGTTCGATGAACCGAAGAGCGTACTCGAAGCGCCTGGGGTGCG
It contains:
- a CDS encoding Glutamine--fructose-6-phosphate aminotransferase [isomerizing], encoding MCGIFGIVTDKDDVLGPVLTEAGRRLSYRGYDSVGCATIRADGSVDLRKDVGKVEEVASRLAFHEMRGTRGIVQLRWATFGAPSQANAQPHIDSDGDLVGAHNGNVVNNVELREAFIAQGMTVRSTNDGETCVHAVERYVDQGYPMLDAIRLAYRDLEGDYAFVIGRVGENRLYAFKKGSGLVAGITDGSAVVSSDLPSILPLTQRVLRVEDGEIVVLEPGRIELRRVEDGARVEREIETVAETMEEAQKEGYPHFMLKEIHEQPRRAREMLHLYDASPHVATLVERMQRARNLYLVGCGTSYHACLLGATYIARLAGRPAIPVLAPQFVPQYVPALGPEDVGVFVSQSGETKDVLLALDAAVARGLLPLGLLNVIGSTLMYRSRAYLPLACGYEISVPATKTFLNQALAFLYLALRMGGHPTAELHRVPELLEEAIAAADPQVVELVADLAGCDDLYCLGYGLTYPIALEGALKMKEVTYAHCEGMLSTEFKHGPLSAVTEGYPVIFVCGPEDVARVVSGVNEVTCRGGRAIAVAEEDPRLRANAHDLIVLPRAGPLLNPLLAVVPLQLLAYRLSVARGLDPDFPRNLSKTLTVD
- a CDS encoding Oligoendopeptidase F; this encodes MTEKKLPHWDLSPLFASLDDPAFTAAWTDLQARLQALEPLFNKHEVGPRPMRDSDRAAFDEITTAINGLLDAFLPVRAFVSGQVDTDSTNQAAQARLSELQRMFLLYERLRPRLTAWLARLDPERINAGPYKLMLDEARVQAEHMMSEPEEILAAELRLSGGSAWTKLHGNVSSLITATVGGKELPITAVRNLAHSPDPKVRKEAYDAELAAWKAHEVPLAAALNGVKGEASTLNRKRRWRDDLEPVLVRNRISPQVLAAMQEAVVASFPVWHRYFRAKARLLGKPQLDWWDLAAPVGTSEKTWTWDEGAAFIVEQLRTFSPSDAAVAETAFRDRWIDAEPRKGKRGGAYCMPIGGGKSRILANFEESFDSVSTIAHELGHAYHNHCLRERPPLLRMYPMTLAETASIMNETIVVQAALKTLPAKEQLPILEADLQGAAQVVVDIHSRFLFEKAVFEKRAGRELSADEFCALMLDAQRATYGDALATYHPYMWAVKPHYYGTDFYNFPYTFGLLFGLALYQKYVQEGEAFVARYDDLLASVGIYPAQELAGRFGFDLESRSFWEGGLAVLGERVAQFEQLAK